The following proteins are co-located in the Triplophysa dalaica isolate WHDGS20190420 chromosome 2, ASM1584641v1, whole genome shotgun sequence genome:
- the nlrp3 gene encoding NACHT, LRR and PYD domains-containing protein 12 — MASVLEQLLETLDELEPEKLKRFKLHLKQRESDLADKLGNADVTDTVDQMLEGFGEERAVKITCDILKKMKHTQLAEQLEMKEVHNAGVCGNVRAQTGAAVNAPVLANNTFKGPVTFNLNTTMGPQKPSFGETSGNHAGKQNEDVLKQHKANMKEKTEQIFEGKKENKTQLKKVYTELFIAEGDITDVNNEHEIMKIDRAFKCPKFKDTPIHCNDIFRLLKQKRNGNIVLTKGIAGIGKTFSVHKFILDWTEGTANQDIDAMFLFPFREMNLIKDKHISFHEFLLEFFPELKQLKDETKLESCSLAFIFDGLDESRLPLSFNSAPLTCTNTQASVDAIFTSLVKGHLLPSSLIWITSRPAAANQIPPELIGLFTEVRGFTDPQKEEYFTKRIENKTHASEIIKHVKTSRSLYIMCHIPVFCWIAATVLHDILVRNNGEDIPTTLTEMYIHFLLIQMNMKNQKYEEKNVRERTKLLGSNKEMIFELAKVAFEQLKKENIMFYEEDLQECGIDVSEDSGMIAEILRKDSVLHEVKVYYFVHLSIQEFLAALHVFICYQNNDMDDLNLFLEHSHPKKDLLYFLLTKAIDFAWKNERGHYDLFVRFLLGISLDSNQQLLTGLLTRKESNKKSISKTIQYIKQMQNNDTCTDKSINHFFCILELQDRSLYQQIKNYLKPGSGQKREISSSNCSALVYVLVMSEEVLDDFDAKTFSATYEGRRRLVPVVRCCRRALFSDCALTETCCETLASALQIENCPLIELDLSDNFNLEAGVKTLCAGLKGSNCKLEILRLAQCHLGHESCESLVSALCDVSCRLKELDLSGNDLKNSGLQHLLLGMENTERNLEILRKVFFVVKFFYLCRLSWCNLTEKSCEILASILHSKSPLRELDVSNNDLQDSGVKLISDALKNTNCHLQILRLSGCMVTHEGCCYLASALSSNPSHLRELDLSYNHPQHSTLQLLAYQDDPNYTLDKLKIELRGERFIKSGIRKYAQHLTLDPDTAHVNLLLSAGDRSVTSVTEKQPYPDHPDRFEPFCQVLCRESLSGRCYWETEWTGSDGMTGVTYESILRKPDDLVVVEATSKLGSNSVSWALTCGARLYACHDQKDISIQTPTSRSSRDGVFVDTVAGRLSFYNVSDSHTLIHFYTFLTSFQEDLYAGFEVDSGTLTLCQLE; from the exons ATGGCATCTGTTTTAGAGCAGCTTCTGGAAACATTGGATGAACTGGAGCCAGAGAAACTGAAAAGGTTCAAGTTGCATTTAAAACAACGTGAATCGGATTTGGCTGATAAACTGGGGAATGCAGACGTCACAGACACCGTGGATCAGATGCTGGAGGGTTTTGGAGAAGAAAGAGCTGTGAAGATCACATGTGACATCCTGAAGAAgatgaaacacacacagctggCTGAACAGTTAGAGATGAAGGAAG TTCACAATGCTGGTGTTTGTGGTAATGTCAGAGCTCAGACGGGCGCTGCTGTCAATGCTCCTGTACTCGCCAACAACACCTTCAAAGGACCTGTAACCTTCAACCTCAACACAACCATGG GGCCACAAAAACCCTCATTTGGCGAGACATCTGGCAATCACGCAGGAAAACAAA ATGAAGATGTCTTGAAACAGCACAAAGCCAACATGAAGGAGAAAACAGAGCAAATTTTCGaaggcaaaaaagaaaataaaacgcAACTTAAAAAAGTTTACACAGAGCTGTTTATAGCAGAAGGAGATATTACAGATGTCAACAATGAGCATGAGATTATGAAGATTGACCGAGCTTTCAAATGCCCCAAATTTAAAGACACACCAATCCACTGCAATGATATATTCCGCTTGCTGAAGCAGAAGCGAAATGGAAACATTGTGCTCACCAAAGGCATCGCTGGCATTGGGAAAACCTTCTCTGTGCACAAGTTCATTCTAGACTGGACTGAAGGAACAGCCAATCAGGACATAGACGCCATGTTTCTGTTTCCCTTCAGAGAGATGAACTTgattaaagacaaacacatcagTTTCCACGAGTTCCTGTTGGAATTTTTTCCTGAACTGAAACAATTGAAGGATGAGACGAAGTTGGAAAGTTGTTCCCTTGCTTTTATCTTCGACGGACTTGACGAGAGTCGCCTTCCGTTGagtttcaacagtgccccaCTAACCTGCACCAATACACAAGCGTCTGTCGATGCTATATTTACAAGTTTAGTCAAAGGCCACCTGCTTCCATCATCgctcatctggatcacctcaAGACCAGCGGCGGCCAATCAGATTCCTCCTGAGTTGATAGGTTTGTTCACCGAGGTGCGAGGATTCACCGACCCGCAGAAGGAGGAATACTTCACAAAGAGAATCGAAAATAAGACTCACGCTTCTGAAATTATCAAACACGTTAAGACGTCTCGTAGTCtatacatcatgtgtcacatccccGTGTTCTGTTGGATCGCCGCCACCGTGCTTCACGATATTCTCGTCAGGAACAATGGGGAGGACATTCCCACGACGCTCACGGAAATGTACATTCACTTTCTGCTGATTCAGATGAACATGAAGAACCAAAAGTATGAGGAGAAAAACGTGAGAGAACGCACAAAGCTGCTGGGCTCCAACAAGGAGATGATTTTCGAGCTGGCCAAGGTGGCGTTCgaacagctgaagaaagaaaacatcatGTTCTATGAAGAAGATCTGCAAGAGTGCGGTATCGACGTGAGCGAAGACTCGGGGATGATCGCCGAGATCTTAAGGAAAGACTCCGTGCTTCACGAGGTGAAGGTTTATTACTTCGTGCACCTGAGCATCCAGGAGTTTCTCGCTGCGCTGCACGTGTTCATCTGCTACCAGAACAACGATATGGACGACCTCAATTTGTTCCTCGAGCATTCGCATCCCAAGAAAGACCTTCTGTACTTTTTGCTGACGAAAGCGATCGATTTCGCGTGGAAAAACGAGAGGGGACATTATGATCTCTTCGTCCGCTTCTTGCTCGGCATTTCTCTCGACTCCAACCAACAACTTCTCACGGGCTTGTTGACGCGCAAGGAAAGCAATAAAAAGTCCATCTCAAAGACCATCCAGTACATCAAGCAAATGCAAAACAATGATACGTGCACGGATAAATCCATCAATCACTTCTTCTGCATCCTTGAGCTCCAGGACAGATCTCTGTACCAACAGATCAAGAATTATCTGAAACCAGGGTCGGGTCAAAAGAGGGAGATCTCCTCCTCAAACTGCTCAGCGCTGGTCTACGTGCTTGTGATGTCAGAGGAAGTGCTGGATGACTTTGACGCGAAGACGTTCAGCGCGACGTATGAAGGACGCAGAAGGCTTGTACCGGTAGTGAGATGCTGCAGAAGAGCTCT GTTTTCAGACTGCGCATTAACAGAAACTTGCTGTGAAACGCTGGCCTCTGCTCTCCAGATAGAGAACTGTCCGCTCATAGAGCTCGACCTCAGTGATAACTTCAACCTGGAGGCCGGAGTGAAGACGCTCTGTGCTGGACTGAAGGGTTCAAACTGTAAACTTGAGATATTAAG actgGCTCAGTGTCACCTTGGTCATGAGAGCTGTGAGTCGCTGGTCTCTGCTCTCTGTGATGTCTCATGTCGTCTGAAAGAGCTCGACCTGAGCGGCAATGACCTCAAGAACTCTGGACTCCAACATCTCTTACTTGGAATGgaaaacacagagagaaatCTTGAAATTCTGAGGAAAGTATTTTTTGTggtcaaatttttttattt ATGCAGACTGAGCTGGTGTAATCTCACAGAGAAGAGTTGTGAGATACTCGCCTCGATTCTCCACTCAAAGTCTCCTCTGAGAGAGCTTGAtgtgagtaacaatgatcttcaggattcaggagtgaagctgatctctgatgctctcaagaaCACAAACTGTCATCTACAGATACTGAG ATTATCAGGTTGTATGGTGACACATGAAGGATGCTGTTAtttggcttcagctctgagttCAAACCCGTCACACCTGAGAGAACTCGACCTGAGCTACAATCACCCACAACACTCAACACTTCAGCTGCTCGCTTATCAAGATGATCCAAACTACACACTCGACAAACTCAA AATTGAACTGCGAGGTGAGCGCTTCATCAAGTCAGGGATAAGAAAGT ATGCTCAACACCTCACACTGGATCCAGATACAGCACACGTTAATTTGCTTCTTTCTGCCGGTGACAGAAGCGTGACCAGCGTCACGGAGAAACAGCCATATCCGGATCACCCCGACAGATTTGAGCCCTTCTGTCAGGTTCTGTGTCGAGAGAGTCTGTCcggacgctgttactgggagacTGAATGGACAGGGTCAGATGGGATGACAGGAGTGACCTACGAATCCATTCTCAGAAAACCAGATGACCTTGTCGTTGTGGAAGCGACCAGTAAGCTCGGAAGCAACAGTGTTTCGTGGGCACTGACCTGTGGAGCGAGACTGTACGCTTGTCACGATCAAAAAGACATCAGCATACAGACCCCAACCTCTCGTTCTTCCAGAGACGGAGTGTTTGTGGACACGGTGGCCGGCAGACTGTCCTTCTACAACGTTTCTGACTCACACACGCTCATACATTTCTACACGTTCCTGACGTCTTTTCAGGAAGATCTCTACGCTGGATTTGAGGTGGACAGTGGCACTTTGACCTTGTGTCAGCTGGAATAA